One region of Maylandia zebra isolate NMK-2024a linkage group LG10, Mzebra_GT3a, whole genome shotgun sequence genomic DNA includes:
- the LOC101480701 gene encoding roundabout homolog 1 isoform X4 produces the protein MSILVSCRPSLTHHQTATRTHESLSLSYLHCNSIHHYMPPAFAIRPRNQVVAVGRTVTFQCEATGNPQPAIFWQREGSESLLFSYQPPQPFSRLSVSQMGSLTITNVQRNDGGFYSCQALNIAGSVITKALLEVTDSGSDHPPPVIRQGPVNQTVSVDSTVTLGCQSVGTPTPAIHWKKDGVVVSPVDSRMSLTETGLLKIHYAKLGDTGFYTCVASNSNGEASRTAYLQVEEFGVVVQSGHPSDPSLIPSAPSKPEVTDISRTSVTVSWKSGPSGTAPPTSYLIEAFSYTLGSRWVTLAEHVKAQTFVLRNLKPGTVYLFMVRAVNSYGLSDPSPISDSIRTQDSTATMQGVDHRHIQRELADVVIHLRTPTVLSSSAVRVQWTVEQQSPYIQGYKVLYRASAEHGQPDGQWIVQELRAPLEDGVVISQLKKGSIYEFKVRPFFDEFQGTDSEVKVVRTLEEAPSRAPQGVTVTKTEANGTAILVSWKPPPNAEEAGLIQEYKIWCLGNESRYHVNQSVDGSTFSVLISSLAPGIRYSVVVAASNGAGPGVQSDVAFFQLDSAGQMMDISEERDTLSQISDVVKQPAFIAGIGATCWLVLMIFSVWLYRHRKKRSGLSSTYTGIRKVPSFTFTPTVAYQRGESVCSAGRPGLLSMGEPLNQLWLPDSWPNACANHKDCSINCCNNGNGTSDSNMTTYSRPADCIANYGNHPENKQEGQLGSETAIYTDVNLSNKLNEIKTFNNSNLCYASPGGDSAATYEPIPYATTQLIQASIKNKAASGGSIAEPLDIPCWKQPPNLPPIPKEMAAQMQYNLTEQKSNDHLQGGEGMIHPKAIPYNQTRDHSTGGSHHSSDRGSNSTSGSQNQKKGIRVPKIPKHNAVSWGEALSPPHANAWDCDEYSLPMERSFNPEERTEGCPTPPVRGPVSSSTEVSYNHPPITPSQGDLTNGLHNPAEHLSQHVTSNPRPLSPTHTYSSIPLCVGTDGQEENDEDLEEETDTELTESHYSQDHNHEKHKHQLHHQSPHKQLLHGLDQTPASSTGDLDRSVTGSMVNSWGSASEDNISSGRSSVVSTSEGSFFTDGDFNQAVASSRDIVGLRMCRYPEESGRRQQRPSSPMSTDSNMSPAITHKRPRRHKQNQSAPQGYQPKDVFSDDTCMPLDFTSQMSHGDYKVRGATLPRMGPGEARGRRGSTGTHRVKEATVEERESQENHKIPLAGKGSSKSRQHSEFGDILLYSRPSFPSGQTQTVPNESNSSKFASSGDSRTKQGGQVAPLGQVEEFLKS, from the exons TCAATACTGGTAAGTTGTCGTCCATCCCTCACCCACCATCAGACAGCAACAAGAACTCATGAGTCCCTGTCACTGTCCTATCTTCACTGTAATTCCATCCACCACTACA TGCCCCCGGCTTTTGCCATTCGTCCCAGGAACCAGGTGGTGGCAGTGGGCAGGACGGTCACCTTCCAATGTGAGGCTACTGGCAACCCGCAGCCTGCTATTTTCTGGCAGAGGGAGGGCAGTGAG AGTCTTCTCTTCTCCTACCAGCCACCGCAGCCCTTTAGCCGGCTGTCCGTCTCCCAGATGGGCAGTTTGACCATTACCAATGTTCAACGTAATGATGGCGGCTTTTATAGCTGCCAGGCTCTTAACATCGCTGGCAGCGTTATTACCAAAGCGCTGCTGGAGGTTACAGACT CTGGGTCAGACCACCCTCCTCCTGTCATTAGACAGGGTCCGGTCAATCAGACTGTTTCTGTAGACAGCACAGTAACCCTGGGTTGCCAAAGTGTTGGCACTCCAACACCTGCCATTCACTGGAAGAAAGATGGTGTGGTGGTGTCTCCTGTGGACTCCCGTATGTCTCTAACAGAAACAGGATTGCTGAAGATTCACTATGCTAAG CTGGGAGATACAGGTTTCTACACCTGCGTTGCTTCTAATTCCAATGGAGAGGCTTCCCGAACAGCGTACTTGCAAGTTGAAG AGTTTGGAGTTGTTGTCCAGTCTGGTCATCCCTCAGACCCTAGCCTGATTCCCAGTGCTCCATCTAAACCTGAGGTGACTGACATCAGCCGTACCTCTGTCACTGTTTCATGGAAATCTGGCCCCAGTGGCACTGCACCACCCACCTCTTACCTGATTGAGGCATTCAG TTACACATTAGGCAGCAGATGGGTGACCCTGGCAGAGCATGTGAAGGCGCAGACCTTTGTCCTGAGAAACCTGAAGCCTGGAACTGTATACCTCTTTATGGTCAGAGCAGTGAATTCCTATGGCCTGAGTGACCCCAGTCCAATCTCTGACTCCATCAGAACACAGG ACAGCACTGCCACTATGCAGGGAGTGGATCATCGTCACATCCAGAGAGAACTGGCAGATGTTGTTATCCACCTGCGCACGCCAACTGTCCTTTCGTCTTCCGCTGTCAGAGTGCAGTGGACG GTCGAACAGCAGTCCCCGTACATCCAGGGTTACAAGGTTCTCTACAGGGCGTCTGCTGAGCATGGCCAACCAGACGGGCAGTGGATTGTCCAGGAGTTACGTGCCCCACTTGAGGATGGGGTGGTGATCAGTCAGCTGAAGAAGGGATCCATCTACGAGTTCAAAGTGCGTCCCTTCTTTGACGAGTTCCAGGGAACTGACAGTGAGGTGAAGGTGGTCAGGACACTGGAAGAAG CCCCAAGTAGAGCACCCCAGGGAGTGACAGTCACAAAGACTGAGGCCAATGGCACTGCCATTCTCGTTTCCTGGAAACCTCCTCCAAATGCAGAAGAGGCTGGACTCATTCAGGAATACaag ATCTGGTGCCTGGGTAATGAGAGTCGCTACCATGTAAACCAGTCAGTGGATGGCTCCACCTTCTCCGTGCTCATTTCCAGTCTGGCACCGGGGATTCGCTACAGTGTGGTGGTTGCAGCTAGCAATGGTGCTGGACCTGGAGTACAgagtgacgttgctttctttcAGTTAG ACTCTGCAGGCCAGATGATGGATATCAGCGAGGAAAGAGACACATTGTCCCAGATCTCAGATGTGGTGAAGCAGCCCGCATTTATCGCTGGCATTGGCGCCACCTGCTGGTTGGTTCTCATGATTTTCAGCGTGTGGCTGTACCGTCACCGCAAGAAAAGAAGCGGCCTCAGCAGCACATACACTGGCATCCGCAAGG TTCCCTCATTCACCTTTACACCTACAG TTGCATATCAAAGAGGAGAATCAGTATGCAGTGCTGGCAG ACCTGGCCTTCTCAGCATGGGTGAACCTCTAAACCAGCTGTGGCTGCCAGACAGTTGGCCAAATGCATGTGCCAATCATAAGGACTGTAGCATCAACTGCTGCAATAATGGCAATGGCACTAGTGACAGTAACATGACAACATACAGCCGACCAG CCGACTGCATAGCCAACTATGGAAACCACCCAGAAAACAAACAGGAGGGACAGCTTGGGTCTGAGACAGCCATATACACTGATGTGAATCTCTCCAACAAACTCAATGAGATTAAAACATTCAACAACTCCAACTTGTGCTATGCAAGTCCAGGAGGGGATTCAGCAGCCACATATGAGCCTATTCCATATGCCACCACACAGCTCATTCAGGCCAGCATTAAGAATAAGGCAGCCTCTGGCGGCTCAATAGCAGAGCCTCTGGATATACCCTGCTGGAAACAGCCCCCCAATTTGCCTCCAATACCAAAGGAGATGGCAGCACAGATGCAATACAACTTGACTGAACAAAAAAGTAATG ATCATTTGCAAGGAGGAGAAGGAATGATTCATCCTAAAGCTATCCCCTACAACCAGACCCGAGATCACAGCACAGGTGGCTCACACCACAGTTCAGACAGAGGCAGCAACAGCACCTCAG GGAGTCAAAATCAAAAGAAGGGAATACGGGTCCCAAAGATCCCAAAACATAATGCAGTAAGCTGGGGAGAAGCCCTATCTCCTCCTCATGCTAATGCCTGGGACTGTGATGAATATAGCCTTCCCATGGAAAGAAG ttttaatccaGAAGAGAGAACTGAAGGCTGTCCAACTCCACCAGTTAGAGGGCCAGTCTCATCCTCTACTGAAGTATCTTATAATCACCCACCTATCACACCATCACAGGGAGACCTGACTAATGGCCTACACAATCCAGCAGAACATCTCAG TCAACACGTCACAAGCAACCCTCGCCCTCTTTCCCCAACACATACCTACAGCTCAATACCGCTCTGCGTGGGTACTGATGGACAGGAAGAGAATGATGAAGATTTGGAGGAGGAAACAGATACAGAGCTCACTGAAAGTCATTACAGCCAAGACCACAACCACGAGAAGCACAAACACCAGTTGCACCACCAGTCCCCACACAAGCAGCTGCTGCATGGACTGGACCAGACCCCGGCCTCCAGCACTGGAGATCTGGACAGATCAGTCACAGGGTCTATGGTTAACAGCTGGGGCTCAGCATCTGAGGACAACATCTCATCAGGCAGGTCCAGTGTGGTCAGCACTTCAGAAGGATCCTTCTTTACAGATGGAGATTTCAACCAGGCAGTAGCCTCATCGCGGGATATTGTTGGCCTGCGCATGTGCAGATACCCAGAGGAGTCAG GGCGGCGACAGCAGCGACCCAGCAGTCCCATGTCCACAGATAGCAACATGAGTCCTGCAATAACACATAAAAGGCCCAGGCGCCATAAACAGAACCAATCTGCTCCACAGGGTTACCAACCCAAAGACGTCTTCAGTGATG ACACTTGTATGCCTCTGGATTTCACCAGCCAGATGTCCCATGGTGACTATAAAGTGAGGGGGGCCACGCTGCCTCGGATGGGCCCTGGGGAGGCCCGGGGTAGACGAGGCAGCACTGGGACTCACAGGGTCAAAGAGGCTACAGTTGAGGAAAGAGAGAGCCAGGAGAATCACAAGATTCCATTAGCAGGAAAAGGGAGCAGCAAAAGCCGACAGCACTCTG aATTTGGGGACATTCTTCTGTACAGTCGTCCCTCTTTCCCATCAGGACAAACTCAGACAGTGCCAAATGAGTCTAATTCATCCAAATTTGCATCATCTGGAGACTCAAGGACTAAACAGGGTGGACAGGTGGCACCTTTGGGACAGGTGGAAGAG TTCCTGAAAAGCTAA